The proteins below are encoded in one region of Chiloscyllium plagiosum isolate BGI_BamShark_2017 unplaced genomic scaffold, ASM401019v2 scaf_5285, whole genome shotgun sequence:
- the LOC122548080 gene encoding potassium/sodium hyperpolarization-activated cyclic nucleotide-gated channel 4-like, with the protein KKNSVLLRKGKDGSNSGSLNYRDNEIIQQIVRHDRETAHSIQEQRLAAVRAERPKPVIWAPLVHAPLQTAAATTSVAIALTPRHMPTAIFLPPAASSPLGVGPESGLPRQQQLRASHLQGMASPPSSTTSSAAHTPGAGSPLVPQPSPGQGAPPLTGPQAPGGTRPQVGEQAGARSLGLRTVPRSVSAFQRGAAGSRRGSSPAGSPLSGKTFHYSPPEVTGSRASLPGHQALPGGPHPPRSAQSIPLGRLTQDARLLSASQPVLPARPGPAPARSSRDSAAACPRLSSSSLSAGPLLPPLRPLPKDPSPGRRSSVTSSSAPDSERPRLPSNM; encoded by the coding sequence GCAAGAAGAACTCCGTCCTGCTGAGGAAGGGGAAGGACGGCTCCAACTCAGGTTCACTGAACTACCGGGACAATGAGATCATCCAGCAGATCGTGAGGCATGACCGAGAGACGGCCCACAGCATCCAGGAGCAGAGGCTAGCAGCAGTGAGGGCTGAGCGGCCGAAACCTGTCATCTGGGCGCCGCTAGTTCATGCTCCCCTCCAGACAGCGGCTGCCACCACCTCGGTAGCTATCGCCCTGACCCCCCGCCACATGCCGACTGCCATCTTCCTGCCACCTGCAGCCTCCTCGCCCCTGGGGGTGGGCCCAGAGTCCGGCCTCCCCCGGCAACAGCAGCTCCGTGCCTCCCACCTCCAGGGCATGGCCtctcctccctcctccaccacctcctcggCGGCTCACACTCCCGGGGCCGGCTCCCCCCTGGTCCCTCAGCCTTCCCCGGGGCAGGGAGCTCCCCCACTAACCGGGCCCCAGGCTCCTGGTGGGACTAGGCCTCAGGTCGGGGAGCAGGCTGGAGCCCGCAGCTTAGGCCTCAGGACAGTGCCTCGCTCGGTCTCGGCTTTCCAGCGGGGGGCAGCAGGGAGCCGTCGGGGTTCGAGCCCGGCAGGGAGCCCTCTTTCCGGGAAGACTTTCCACTACAGCCCACCCGAGGTGACAGGCTCCCGGGCTTCGCTTCCCGGTCACCAGGCCCTTCCAGGTGGGCCCCATCCTCCCCGCAGCGCCCAGAGCATTCCCCTCGGACGTCTGACCCAGGACGCCAGGCTCCTGTCTGCCTCCCAGCCCGTCTTACCGGCCAGGCCTGGCCCAGCCCCAGCTCGATCCTCCCGGGACTCGGCTGCAGCCTGCCCCAGGCTCTCCTCTTCCTCCCTATCTGCTGGGCCGCTGCTGCCCCCCCTCAGACCATTGCCCAAAGACCCTTCACCCGGCCGCAGGAGCTCAGTCACCTCCAGCTCGGCCCCGGACTCAGAGAGACCCCGGCTCCCCTCCAATATGTAG